The sequence below is a genomic window from Sphingomonas jaspsi DSM 18422.
GCACCCTTGCGGACGACGGTGATCGAATCGACGTTCGGCGAGTAGAGCGGGAACACGCGTTCCACGCCTTCGCCGAAGGAAATCTTGCGGACGGTGAAGTTCGAGCTGACGCCCTTGTTCGAACGCGCGATGCACACGCCTTCGTACATCTGGACGCGGCTACGCTCACCTTCGACGACCTTCACGCCGACGCGCAGGGTGTCGCCCGGACGGAATTCCGGAATCTTCTTGTCCTTGATGAGCTCGGCGATCTGTTCCGCTTCGAGCGTCTGGATCAGGTTCATTATTCGTCTTCCCAATCTTCATGCCGCGCACCAGAGGGCGACGACCTCGTAGCGCCACCGTGGCGCTCCAACAGGTCCGGCCGCCGTAGCCGTGTATCTTCGACTGCCCTGGCATGACGCCATGCGGCAATCTTCGCATGATCCCCCGATCGCAGCACTTCGGGGATCGTGCGCCCTTCCCAGTCAACTGGTCGGGTGTAGTGCGGATATTCGAGGAGGCCGCTTTCGAAGCTCTCCTCCTCTCCGCTCGTCGGCGCGCCCATTACTCCGTCGAGCAGCCGAACGCAAGCATCGAGCAACACCATCGCGCCAAGCTCTCCGCCGGACAGGATATAGTCGCCGATCGAGACCTCT
It includes:
- the rplS gene encoding 50S ribosomal protein L19, translated to MNLIQTLEAEQIAELIKDKKIPEFRPGDTLRVGVKVVEGERSRVQMYEGVCIARSNKGVSSNFTVRKISFGEGVERVFPLYSPNVDSITVVRKGAVRRAKLYYLRGRRGKSARIAERKEHRSEGGEA